In Oncorhynchus tshawytscha isolate Ot180627B linkage group LG24, Otsh_v2.0, whole genome shotgun sequence, the genomic window ccctctacaaccactgtgatctccacccggcacagccagaagaggactggccacccctcatagcctggttccgctctaggtgggacacctgggtgacttcatgataaatgtcatgtagcacactcattttggaagttatcattctgaaactttgcacaagtactgttgccctcttatatttttcactgaaattgtccccatcatcctatctgaatatttgttttatcttgttcattttaaagacgatgatacaaaaataaaaatgtatgttttttttcattgttttacctaaaccagatatattgtgttatattcccctacattcaattcacatgtacacaaacttcagagtgttttctttcaaatggtaccaaggatacgcatatccttggttctgtgcctgagctacaggctgttagatttgggtatgtcttcaggcggaaattgcacaaagtaggggggagcTGTCAgaggttaacactttttttgttactacatgattccatatgggttatttcatagtttcaacgtcttcactatcattctacaatgtagaaaacagccttgaaaaacccttgaatgagaaaaacccttgaatgagtaggtgtgtccaaatattTGACTGGTAATGCAGTGTCAGCATGCAGTCAAAAGCTACTAACCACATTCAGTGCTAACTAGAGCTCTCTAATCATATTCTGATATTGACAGCAGATTCGTTTTAGTTTAGGCCTCCAACGGTTCAAATTGAATTAATTCCCCTTTAATTGTAGGACTCGGACATTTCACATTGGAATCATTCCTCTTTAATtgtatttcacattattaaaTTGGAAGTTAGGGCCACTGATTGAGATTGAAAATGTTTGCGGAAAATATGTGGGGTATAAAAACACAACAGATgctgaataaataaatataaaagtgTATTTTAATATATTTAAATTAAAATAGCATATTTGGAATACATACAATGGATAATTATACATTGAAATGTAGGTGACAAAATAGGTAAAGTAGAAATACAtagttatgtttttttcaatCCTAAACAACTCTCATCATGCATCATTTTCAccttatttatttacatatttcaGTCTGTTGTGTACTTCACTCCAGCTCCAGCCAGTATTCTTCCATTCCTCATTGTGATGAACCATGCCTTTGTATATATTCTTCAAGAACATACAATTGAAAAATACAGATGCATATGTTTATAAATGTAAGTTTAAATCGTACAGACAATGATTTACAAATCATACACATACATATCATATACAGTATACGAAGAAAAAAACAATGATGTCAATAAGTTCCCTTTTAAGCATGTCAGTTGGGAGACGGTTATCCTAAGGGGTTGTGGTTGGAGTTGAAATTGCCATTTACAttggaagtcagaagtttacaaaaacttgagtcattaaaactattttttcaaccactcaatgaattatagttttggcaagtcggttaggatatctactttgtgcatgacacaatccatttttccaacaattgtttacagacagatcatttcactgtatcacaattccagtgggtcagaagtttacatacactatgttgactgtgcctttaaacagcttggaaaaatccagacaATTATGccacggctttagaagcttttcataggataattgacatcatttgagtcaattggaggtgtacctgtggatgtatttcaagagcTACcgtcaaacgcagtgcctctttgcttaaaatcaagggaaaatcaaaataaatcagccaagacctcacaaacaattgtagaccaccacaagtctgattcatccttgggagcaatttccacacgcctgaaggtaccactttcatctgtacgaacaatagtatggaagtataaacaccatgggaccacgcagccttcataccgctcaggaaggagactcattctgtctcctagagatgaacgtactttggtgtgaaaagtgaaaatcaatcccagaacaacagcaatggaccttgtgatgatgctggaggaaacgggtataaaagtatctatatccacagtaaagcgagtcctatatcgacataacctgaaagaaagaagccactgctccaaaaccgccataaaaaaagccagactaaggtttgcaactgcacatggggacaaagatcgtactttttgtagaaatgtcctctgttctgatgaaacaaaaatataactgtttggccataatgaccatcgttatgtttggaggaaaaagggggagatttgcaagctgaagaacaccatcccaaccgtgaagcatggggttggcagcatcatgttgtgggggtcctttgctgcaggagggactggtgcacttcacaaaatagatggcttcatgagggaggaaaattatgtggatatattgaagcaacatctcaagacagtcaggaagttaaagcttgtcgcaaatgggttttccaaatgtacaatgaccgcaagcatacttccaaagtcatggcaaaatggccaaaaaggacaacaaaggcaatCCCAACAAAGTGAATCCCAttcgtgggcagaactgaaaaagcgtgtgtgagagcaaggaggcctacaacctgactccgttacaccagctctggtcaggaggaatgggccaaaattcactcaacttattgtggaaagcttgtggaaggctacccaaaagatttgacccaagttaaagaatttagaggcaatgctaccaaatactaattgagtgtatgtaaacttctgacccactcggaacgcgatgaaagaaataaaagctttatctctattattctgacatttcacattcttaaaataaagtggtgatcctaactgacctaagacaaggaattttttaaaggattaaatgtcaggaattgtgaaaaactgagtttaaataacacatggaatcatgtagcaaaaaaaaaagtgttaagcaaatctaacaaatcaaacaaatcaaaatacattttatatttgagattcttcaaagtagccaacctttgccttgatgatggctttgcacactctttgcattcccTCAATCTGCtttatgaggaatgcttttccaacagctttgaaggagttcccacatatgctgagaacttgttggctgcttttccttcactttgcggtccaaccCAAAACAactcgattgggttgaggtcggatgattgtggaggccaggtcatctaatgcagcacttcatcactctccttcttggtcaaatagcccttatacagcctggaggtgtgttatagtcccacaaagcgcaaaccagatgggatgacgtatcgctgcagaatgctgtggtagccatgctggttaagtgtgatttatttattctaaataaatcactggcagtgtcaccagcaaagcaccccccacaccatcacacctcctcctccatgcttcacggtgtgaacgacacatgcagagatcatcaattcacctactctgcatctcacaaagacacagcgtttggaaccaaaaatctcaaatttggactctggactatcagaccaaaggacagatttccaccagttgaatgtccattgctcgtgtttcttggcccaagcaagtctcttcttattattggtgtcctttggtagtggtttcttcgcagcaatcgaccacaaaggcctgattcacgcagtctcctctgagcagttgatgttgagatgagtctgctacttgaactctgtgaagcatttatttgggctgcaatctgaggtgcagttaactctaatgaacttatcccctgcagcagaggacactctgggtcttcctttcctgtggcggtcctcattagagccagtttcatcacagcgctcgatgttttttgcgactgcacttgaagaaacttttaaagttcttaacattttccgtattgactgaccttcatgtcttaaagtaatgatggactgccatttctctttgcttatttgagctgttcttgccataatatggacttggtcttttaccaaatagggctaccttctatataccatccctaccttgtcacaacacaactgataggttaAAATGCATtaacaaggaaagaaattccacaaatttactttTACAAGGCacaactactttaattactttttcattggcacgataaacaaacttagggatgacatgccagcaacaaatgctgacgctacacatccaagtatatctgaccaaattttgaaagacaagaattgtacttttgaattctgtaaagtcagtgtggaagaggtgaaaaaattgttgtctatcaacaatgacaaaccactggggtctgacaatctggatggaaaattactgaggataatagcagatgatattaccacatcttcaatttaaaccTACTAGAAATTGTGTGCCCTCGGttctggagggaagctaaagtaattctgctacccaagaatagtaaagccacCTTTACTGGCTCAGCACACATATAGGGAACATTCAATAAGcatggcacttacacaaatgacagatgattggctgagagaaattgatgatatatatttttaaattaaattttaaaattgcacctttatttaactaggcaagtcagtaaagaaaaattcttatttacaatgacggcctactctggCCAAGCatggacaacgctaggccaaggAAGAACACCATTTattatggggatccataataaatacaaatacctgttaattgaaatgcattccaggtgaatgcATCaagaaactggttgagagaatgccaagattgtgcaaagctgtcatcaaggcaaagggtggctactttgaattatctcagatataaaatgtattttgatttgtttaaaagaaaattggttactacatgatgctatatgtgttttttcatagtgatgatatcttcactattattctacaatgtggaaaatagtaaaaataaagaaaaaccctggaatgagtaggtgtgtccaaacttttgactgatactgtttAGTTTTGGTATAATGTCTATATTTATGTTGTATATACAGGGCACATTTGTAAAAGAGACCTAGGACTCAATATGTCTTCcatgttaaaataaaggttaaataaaataacaggATTCCTATTACCTTTTCGGAGATGCTTTTTGGATTCGGGCCCAGGGCCAGGATTCATAAAGACCTTCAGAGTAGGAGTTCTAATCTAGAATCAGGGGCTGTATTCACAAATCTATGCATGAAGCCATTTTAGTcataacccactgggcaaaaactggttgaatcaatgttgtttccacatcatttcaacaaagAAATGAGATGAAGTGGtcaacgtaagggaattttgtatttttttcacccaactctTTTTCAcctaacctaaatccaatgacatggtgccATTTTTTGTTCAATTCAAGTTAGGTGACAACTCAACCAAAgttaaatcaaaactagatgttgaattgacgcctgtgcccagtgggaagagtCCTACCTAGTCGACAGATATTTAGGAGATCATATGTGCGGTCCTAACTAGCTATACAGAAAATTGCTTTGGAGTTGATGAAAGAATGTTTTGATATTTTTATATAAGCAACCCATAAATTATCTAGAAGTACCTGCACCAGTATCTCTTGCATTTttgaaaataatttcaaattcataTTACTTGATGTACAGTGACATACACTGTGGGGGTCTGAAGTGTGCTATAGATTTCACAGACGGTGACACGTGATTGGTTATTCCCCCAATTTGCAATAATGTCAATGAGTGTCATGACTATATTTTCTTTGTGTAATTACCAGTTGAGATAAACTTTTATGAGTTGATTTTCGTCCTGGCTCAGAGTttaaacctactctgagctgggatttttttattattgtcTTAAAACGGGTTTTAACAGGATTCCTAGGCCCTTTTCTGGAACACTTTGTGGATATGGCCCCAGGTCCCCACTGTCCATGTTATCTCATTTATTATGATCCAAAAGGCTAAAGTGTTCCTAGAGCAGCACTCCTTTGAGACTAATGAATATTGGCCCAGATGTCCTTCTTTCAGACTTTTACTTGATAacttaaatgtatttaaattaaatACTATCTGTAGGGCTCATTTGAGGGCTCATTTACAACTGATAGTCCCCCAGAAGTGTAAAAAGAAATTACATAATTAGCATTCTCTCTGTTGAAATAGTATACATTTCAGATGTAAAAAAATTAAGGATAAAAATTTCAAAACTCCTTTAAACGGATATTTCCATGACGGTGCATCGTCCAAGCGTCCTCTCATAGAACCCCCGATATGGTGGCACCCAACATggtgggagaggtgggggagagtcctgtgccctgtgtgtgtgggggggaacacggtgagagaaagggagacaaccAGATATGTGTGTTGGACTGTGATGAGCATTtcgacaaggtgtgtgtgtggggctgtggtGAAACTTAGTAAGAGGGTGAGGTTTGTGTATGGGGCTGTGGTTGGGGTGAGGACGATGTATGTTTCTGGGGCTATGGTGAAGATGAGATGTGTGTTTAGGACTGTgctgagagtgagggagagtatAGGATATGTGTGGGTGGCTTTGGTGAGGCTGAGAGAAAGGATTAGGTGTGTGGGGACGAGGTTTGTGTGTGGGGCTATGGTGagggtgaggagtgtgtgtggagctatggagagggagaggagtgtgtgtggagCAATGGTGagggtgaggagtgtgtgtggggcTATGATGaagatgaggtgtgtgtgtgtggctatgatgaagatgaggtgtgtgtgtgtggctatgatggggatgatgtgtgtgtctggggcTATGATGGGGATGATGTGTATGTCTGGGGCTATGCTGTAGAGGAGTTGTGTGTGTGGAGATGTGTTGAGCCAGAGGGTGCGAGTGTGGGAGATGGCATGGGGAGGGAGCTGGAGCATGAAGTCAGCAGAAGTACTCGTTGGGCTGACCCTCTATCTTTGCCGTGGCCTCAGAGTCCAGACTGGATCGGGCCGACAGCAGCCGGTTGGACTCCTCAGGGTTGAGTCTGGTCAGGTACTCACCCTCCAACCCTTTAGCCTTGGTTCCGGGGGACAGCGTCTCAAAAGTCACATACGAGTCCTGGATGTCCTTGGACTTCTTGCCCCAAATCTTCTGGATGCGCCTCTTGAGCGCACCACAGCAGACGATTACGGTGAGTGGCACAGCAATGACACAAGCCACGGTAATCACGATGACGTTGATGAGCTTCTGGGTGCCAGCGGCACTGGCCGCCTCGTCGGTGGAGAAGATGACACACTGCTCCTTCTTGGGGATCAGgcctcggacacacacacaggcaatgtACTTAGTCTTGGGCACCAGGCCCTCGATGAAGACCCGATTCTGACCCGCTGCCACGTTGATCTTGCGCATGTCTCTTTCGCCGAAGACGGCATAGAGCACACTGAAGGCTGTGGTGTTCTTGGCCTTGGGCGCCCGCCAGTTCAGGGTGATGGTGTTCTCCGTATCGCCCAACACCTTGACCGAGCGAACTATCCGGTCCGGGTCATACTGGGCCTGGGCCAGGTTGCTCAGGTTAGTCTTCTCCAGCTCCAGGAGTCCGTCTGGACTGGGCAACTTGGCTGGTCCAGGGGTGGCTCTATCTGCCACACTTCCCACTACCACACCTTCAGGCTCAGGGCTGGAGTCCACAACAGCAGGTGGGGGTTGAGGGTTGGGGGTGGGAACCACTAACCTATCCACCAGTTTCTCCTGGTATGCTGCCTTCCCCATCCCGTTGGGTTTGTTgactttgtttttttttacagtagcAGCAACCACGCTGGTTTGGTTGTTGTTATTGTCGGGTTTTGGGGGAGCATCAGAGACAACCAGGGAGATGATGGTCTCTGCATTTCCGGCGTAGTTAGTGGCCTTGCAGACATACTTCCCTGAGTCACGGTAGGACACGGCTGGGACACTGAGGATGGACCAGATAATGCCTTCCTTGGAGTTCTCCTGCTGGACTGTAGAGCAAGAGAAGAGACATGGACACATTATTAGTCagagtaaaaaaatgtaaatactaaAAAGTAATACAAAGACAGGGGAGATTCCCATTTAAAGTGTTTTTTAATGCAGGGGCcatatccacaaagcgtctcagaaaAGGTCCTAGGAATCCTGTTAAAACCTTTTAAGACAAACTCTGAATAATATCAATTTGTTAAAGTTTATCTCAGCTGGTAATCACGACAGTTTAAGGTACTACAAAGGAAAGATAGTGATGATGCTCATTGACATTGTTGcaattttgttattgtttttatttaacctttatttaactagacaagtcagttgaaaacaaattcttcttttataatgacggcctaccccagtcaAACCCGCCCCTAACCCACCAACGCTAGgcagattgggaatcccatagggcggcgcacaatcatGATACAGTCTGGGATCAAATCAGGGTCTTTAGTGACAGCACTGAGATCTTGCgctgagatcaaatcaaa contains:
- the LOC112223329 gene encoding leucine-rich repeat, immunoglobulin-like domain and transmembrane domain-containing protein 1, giving the protein MFLAFVLGLYLATGALPSSVSACPSQCSCFFHNLSDGSMARSVICNDPEISIVPASFPVDTSKLRIEKTAIHRIPSEAFNYLPNLEFLWMSFNVLSSLKPDSFRGLLNLEELRLDGNALTAFPWESLMDMSSLTLLDLHNNQLTSVPADATIYLKNLTYLDLSSNNLLTVPAEVLATWLTVKPVQGPENSKMILGLHDNPWLCDCRLYDLVQFQKLPTFSVALIDTRLRCAAPESLSGVLFSDAELRRCQAPRVHTALAHVRSAVGNNVLLRCGTIGVPSPDLAWRRAEGKALNGTVQQENSKEGIIWSILSVPAVSYRDSGKYVCKATNYAGNAETIISLVVSDAPPKPDNNNNQTSVVAATVKKNKVNKPNGMGKAAYQEKLVDRLVVPTPNPQPPPAVVDSSPEPEGVVVGSVADRATPGPAKLPSPDGLLELEKTNLSNLAQAQYDPDRIVRSVKVLGDTENTITLNWRAPKAKNTTAFSVLYAVFGERDMRKINVAAGQNRVFIEGLVPKTKYIACVCVRGLIPKKEQCVIFSTDEAASAAGTQKLINVIVITVACVIAVPLTVIVCCGALKRRIQKIWGKKSKDIQDSYVTFETLSPGTKAKGLEGEYLTRLNPEESNRLLSARSSLDSEATAKIEGQPNEYFC